From one Natrinema saccharevitans genomic stretch:
- a CDS encoding winged helix-turn-helix domain-containing protein, which yields MPVLLEDHDPDLNLRPGTTKSDIVAYLYQNPKWGYSPQDLKETLNIPRGTATTTLKRLYDDGYIGKTDDGYYYALSEREDIRRYISSLNQVDRMFGHHRDADATPEEPEKQIGEGRTDEKLDAELAELEDDMGDLNE from the coding sequence ATGCCAGTGCTCCTCGAAGACCACGACCCCGATCTCAACCTTCGGCCAGGAACCACAAAGTCAGACATCGTAGCGTACCTGTACCAAAATCCCAAGTGGGGATACTCCCCGCAGGACCTCAAGGAAACCCTCAACATTCCCCGCGGAACCGCGACAACCACACTCAAACGACTCTACGACGACGGCTACATCGGGAAAACGGACGATGGGTACTACTATGCGCTGAGCGAACGGGAAGACATCCGACGGTACATCTCTAGTCTCAACCAAGTCGATCGGATGTTCGGTCACCACCGCGATGCGGACGCTACCCCCGAAGAACCAGAGAAACAAATCGGTGAGGGTCGCACTGACGAGAAACTCGATGCAGAACTCGCAGAGTTGGAAGACGATATGGGAGATTTGAATGAGTAA
- a CDS encoding flavin-containing monooxygenase, producing MTVSNTNSQTATEGTDYDAVVVGAGFSGLYQLHRLRDELGLSVKVIEKADDVGGTWYWNRYPGARCDSESHIYCYSFNEGIMEEWQWSERYPEQPEVLEYLRFVADNLDLRKDIEFETEVTSATFEEETGTWVIETDDGETVSSQFFITAVGCLSTPYVPDFDDIDAYEGETYHTGKWPHDGVDFDDKRVAVIGTGASGIQVIPEVGKEDIEHLTVFQRTPNYAVPARNSPLDDETWAEIQRNYEEIMADAHDDRAGFPFDSIRQTAEDLTMEEVEEILEPRWKEGGWRFLAAFEDLLINRDTNEKISQYLREKIREAVDDPETAEKLVPTDHYYGTKRPPLHTDYYATFNEDYVSLVDVTETPIERFTPKGIQTGDGQVHEFDMVIFATGFDAMTGTLLQMDIEGRNGVTLDEKWADGPNTYLGLGVHGFPNMFTVTGPQSPSVLSNMPVPIEHHVEWISGTIADLREEGTRYIEPTRAAEEDWTEHNMDLAEQTLYTTVDSWYMNENIPDKPTVFTPYPGGVDMYHDIIREVKEKGYEGYMLANSLDDLGQAGDTPDLSIFEVMEMLHADPDMDLTDLMEMTAD from the coding sequence CGATGTCGGTGGGACGTGGTATTGGAACCGATACCCCGGCGCCCGCTGCGACAGCGAGAGCCACATCTACTGTTACTCCTTCAATGAGGGGATCATGGAGGAGTGGCAGTGGTCGGAGCGTTACCCCGAGCAGCCGGAGGTCTTGGAGTACCTCCGGTTCGTCGCCGACAACCTCGACCTGCGGAAGGACATCGAGTTCGAAACCGAGGTCACGTCGGCGACCTTCGAGGAGGAGACAGGCACATGGGTGATTGAGACCGACGACGGTGAGACCGTCAGCTCGCAGTTCTTCATCACCGCCGTCGGCTGTCTCTCGACGCCGTACGTCCCGGACTTCGATGACATCGACGCCTACGAGGGCGAGACCTACCACACCGGGAAGTGGCCCCACGACGGCGTTGACTTCGACGACAAGCGGGTCGCGGTCATCGGCACCGGGGCAAGCGGCATCCAGGTCATCCCGGAGGTCGGCAAGGAGGACATCGAACACCTGACGGTATTCCAGCGGACGCCGAACTACGCCGTCCCGGCGCGGAACAGCCCGCTCGACGACGAGACGTGGGCGGAAATCCAGCGCAACTACGAGGAGATCATGGCCGACGCCCACGACGACAGGGCGGGCTTCCCGTTCGATTCCATCCGACAGACGGCCGAGGACCTCACCATGGAGGAGGTCGAGGAGATCCTCGAGCCCCGCTGGAAGGAGGGGGGCTGGCGGTTTCTCGCCGCCTTCGAGGACCTGCTCATCAACCGCGACACCAACGAGAAGATTTCCCAATACCTCCGCGAGAAGATCCGCGAAGCCGTCGACGACCCCGAGACCGCCGAGAAGCTCGTCCCAACCGACCACTACTACGGGACCAAGCGCCCGCCGCTGCACACCGACTACTACGCCACCTTCAACGAGGACTACGTGAGCCTCGTCGACGTCACAGAGACCCCCATCGAGCGGTTCACGCCCAAGGGCATCCAGACCGGTGACGGCCAGGTCCACGAGTTCGACATGGTCATCTTCGCCACGGGATTCGACGCGATGACCGGCACGCTGCTGCAGATGGACATCGAGGGCCGCAACGGTGTGACACTCGATGAGAAGTGGGCCGACGGGCCGAACACCTACCTCGGCCTGGGCGTCCACGGGTTCCCCAACATGTTCACGGTCACCGGCCCGCAGAGCCCGTCGGTACTCAGCAACATGCCAGTCCCCATTGAACACCACGTCGAGTGGATCTCCGGCACCATCGCCGACCTGCGTGAGGAGGGGACGCGGTATATCGAGCCGACGCGGGCCGCCGAGGAGGACTGGACCGAGCACAACATGGACCTCGCCGAGCAGACGCTGTACACCACCGTCGACTCGTGGTACATGAACGAGAACATTCCGGACAAACCGACGGTTTTCACGCCGTACCCCGGCGGTGTCGACATGTACCACGACATCATCCGCGAGGTCAAGGAGAAGGGATACGAGGGGTACATGCTCGCGAACTCGCTCGATGACCTCGGGCAGGCGGGCGACACCCCGGACCTCAGCATCTTCGAGGTCATGGAGATGTTGCATGCCGATCCCGACATGGACCTGACCGACCTGATGGAGATGACGGCTGACTGA
- a CDS encoding carotenoid oxygenase family protein, which yields MTVSGAGFHSLTTEVHDHYPTVEGTIPNWLSGTLVRNGPACFEAGDRRVNHWFDGLAMLRRYAFTDGRLRYSNRFLRTDAYEEAMDGRLIGQFGTDTRGWRRLLETVTSLGVPEPTDNANVHVARIDGEYVALTEAPRRVAFDPETLETRGHFRFHDDLPEHITAAHLVDDPHRDELVGFATQFGRTPQYHLYRLPQKSRTREVIASIDANGPAYIHDCSVTTDHVIIVESPLVLSVLRALNPLTEGAIDMLDWQPERDTRVLVVDRDTGDLVADPTLDPAFTFHHVNAYVDGGTIVLDLVEFPDADIVDTMALSELDGDGFPAVPDAHLMRYRIDPDANTVSRTRRYDGAMEMPRVARSVVGRHHRYAYGQATDRTGANGLVKVDCETGTAREWWERSVYVEEPVPVQHPDADAEDAGVVLATALDTQRERTMLMIFDAATLAVQARAVLPHPEPFGFHGRFFQGV from the coding sequence GTGACAGTATCCGGCGCCGGCTTTCACTCGTTGACCACCGAAGTCCACGACCATTACCCGACGGTCGAGGGCACCATCCCCAACTGGCTCTCTGGAACGCTGGTTCGCAACGGGCCCGCCTGTTTCGAGGCAGGCGATCGCCGCGTCAACCACTGGTTTGACGGGCTGGCAATGCTCCGGCGCTATGCGTTTACCGACGGCCGGCTCCGCTACTCGAACCGATTTCTCCGTACCGATGCCTACGAGGAGGCGATGGACGGGCGGCTGATCGGCCAGTTTGGCACCGACACGCGTGGCTGGCGTCGTCTCCTCGAGACGGTAACTTCTCTGGGAGTCCCCGAACCGACAGACAACGCGAACGTCCACGTCGCCCGCATCGACGGCGAGTACGTCGCGCTCACGGAGGCCCCGCGCCGGGTCGCCTTTGATCCCGAGACGCTCGAGACACGTGGGCACTTTCGATTCCACGACGACCTACCCGAGCACATCACGGCTGCGCATCTCGTCGACGACCCTCATCGGGACGAACTGGTCGGCTTCGCCACGCAGTTCGGTCGGACGCCACAGTATCATCTCTATCGTCTCCCACAGAAGAGTCGGACGCGAGAGGTTATCGCCTCCATCGACGCGAACGGGCCGGCGTACATCCACGACTGCAGCGTCACCACTGACCACGTCATCATCGTGGAGTCGCCGCTCGTCCTCTCGGTACTCCGGGCACTGAATCCGTTAACCGAGGGTGCGATCGACATGCTCGACTGGCAACCGGAACGCGACACGCGCGTACTCGTCGTCGACCGCGATACCGGTGACCTCGTGGCCGACCCAACGCTCGATCCGGCCTTCACCTTCCATCACGTCAACGCCTACGTCGACGGCGGAACGATTGTCCTCGACCTCGTGGAGTTCCCGGACGCCGACATCGTCGACACGATGGCGCTGTCCGAACTCGACGGTGACGGTTTTCCTGCCGTGCCCGACGCTCACCTAATGCGGTACCGTATCGATCCCGATGCGAACACGGTCAGTCGAACGCGACGCTACGATGGCGCGATGGAGATGCCACGCGTCGCTCGTTCGGTCGTCGGTCGACATCACCGCTACGCGTACGGCCAAGCGACCGATCGCACAGGGGCGAACGGACTGGTCAAAGTGGACTGTGAGACGGGCACCGCCAGGGAGTGGTGGGAGCGGTCGGTCTACGTCGAAGAACCAGTTCCCGTCCAGCATCCCGATGCCGACGCCGAGGATGCGGGAGTCGTACTCGCGACGGCGCTAGACACCCAACGTGAGCGGACGATGCTTATGATTTTTGATGCAGCGACGCTCGCTGTCCAGGCGCGGGCAGTTCTCCCACACCCGGAACCCTTCGGCTTCCACGGCCGGTTCTTCCAGGGCGTGTAG